From a single Lentisphaera profundi genomic region:
- a CDS encoding protein kinase domain-containing protein gives MDEFISLYEQAEDYDSAENVNSLLCDQLPRSSEFYSEAHLIAKGGMKSISRVFCNSTHRYIARATLNDPSKIELRDAFIREARLTALLDHPNIIKIYQIALSSKDEPFFTMELKTGANLGEFLQEVHKKSDLLDIFIKICDAISYAHSRKVLHLDLKPDNIQVGSYGEVIVCDWGLGKILANQDDITHFQVDADMLNHCTLYGEAKGTPAYMAPEQLEGKEKNEASDIYALGALLFTILAPKRLENKTLEKRLEQSRLGVPNDLDNYLIPTSLQAVVRKAMALDQEDRYPSVEALKSDISRYLNTYPTEAQEAGFLTQISFLWQRNRRLCVIISTAVSMIILSLLISMQAIKKSERETLLALEKSEQYAADLKKTLEQNKNLEKSISSLPQKIVDRIFADNQQHRDYQLLMTPKVSLERSNQYLHAAYETNPDDIYIIRALAANYFIAMDYKGFAEFYLRHEKDLIFYAPYYDKHLKQGDLKNRKKNFPEFKVMAQFASSLPVFMELMIAYHADEFNNHDEFSELITELIFHYYPNSAEIEITRTQERLVLWGPKLQKLSSPTTKLCLLRYLDFKDLFIADNAIVDAHEFAGLNLRRLDLQHTGIRDLAPLLKLPSLNHVTIFDGQIPEKQLQQFSRDFSKDLLKIYDGIKADFSGGLKVNYDHANYTSGGFLAGFYMNVKAQVVFSLKANKAGEEKISLRYSAGFGDAVIIMECNGVAQEMTLPSTKTWQRWQTVELPVNLLKGENTLSFRMKFKTKNCFNLDYLSRKITTE, from the coding sequence ATGGACGAATTTATTTCATTGTATGAGCAAGCCGAGGATTATGATTCTGCGGAAAATGTGAACTCACTCTTATGTGATCAACTCCCTCGATCTTCGGAATTCTATAGTGAGGCTCACTTAATTGCGAAAGGCGGAATGAAGAGTATCAGTCGGGTTTTTTGTAATAGTACTCACCGTTATATCGCACGAGCTACTCTAAATGACCCCTCGAAAATTGAATTACGGGATGCTTTCATACGTGAAGCCAGACTTACCGCGCTCTTGGATCATCCCAATATTATCAAAATCTACCAAATTGCTTTGTCGAGTAAAGACGAACCTTTTTTTACTATGGAGCTCAAAACGGGAGCGAACCTGGGAGAATTCCTACAAGAGGTTCACAAGAAGAGTGACTTATTAGATATTTTCATCAAAATTTGTGATGCGATTTCTTATGCGCATTCACGTAAAGTTTTACACCTCGACCTGAAACCTGACAATATTCAGGTGGGTTCCTATGGGGAAGTGATTGTTTGTGATTGGGGTTTGGGGAAAATCCTGGCCAATCAAGATGATATCACTCATTTTCAAGTTGATGCCGATATGCTCAATCATTGTACCTTGTATGGAGAAGCAAAAGGAACACCCGCTTATATGGCTCCCGAACAATTGGAGGGTAAAGAGAAAAATGAAGCTAGTGATATATATGCTCTAGGAGCCTTATTATTTACAATATTAGCACCTAAGCGTTTAGAGAATAAAACACTTGAGAAACGTTTGGAGCAAAGTCGTCTGGGAGTGCCGAATGATTTAGATAATTATCTGATACCTACAAGTCTACAAGCTGTGGTTCGCAAAGCGATGGCGCTAGATCAAGAAGATCGTTACCCTTCAGTCGAGGCCCTGAAAAGTGATATAAGTCGTTACCTTAATACTTATCCAACCGAGGCACAAGAGGCCGGGTTTTTAACTCAAATATCTTTTTTGTGGCAGCGTAATCGTCGTCTTTGTGTCATTATTTCTACAGCAGTCAGTATGATCATTCTGTCATTATTGATTTCCATGCAAGCCATAAAAAAGAGTGAACGCGAAACTTTATTAGCCTTAGAGAAATCAGAGCAATATGCAGCTGATTTAAAAAAGACTCTGGAGCAAAATAAGAATCTAGAAAAATCTATTTCTAGTCTACCCCAAAAAATTGTCGATCGGATTTTTGCAGATAATCAGCAACATCGTGATTATCAATTACTGATGACGCCCAAAGTTTCCTTAGAACGATCCAATCAGTATCTTCATGCGGCTTATGAAACAAATCCAGATGATATCTATATTATTCGAGCTTTGGCGGCTAACTATTTTATCGCGATGGATTATAAAGGTTTTGCTGAATTTTATCTGCGTCACGAAAAAGATTTAATATTTTATGCACCTTATTATGATAAGCACCTCAAACAAGGTGATCTTAAAAATAGGAAGAAAAACTTTCCAGAATTTAAAGTCATGGCTCAGTTTGCCTCTAGTCTCCCGGTTTTTATGGAATTGATGATTGCTTACCACGCGGATGAGTTCAATAATCATGACGAATTTTCGGAATTAATCACTGAACTGATTTTTCATTATTATCCAAATAGCGCTGAGATTGAGATCACTCGAACTCAAGAGCGCTTAGTACTCTGGGGGCCGAAACTTCAAAAATTAAGTTCCCCCACGACAAAGTTATGTCTCTTGCGTTATTTAGATTTCAAAGATTTGTTTATTGCGGATAACGCAATCGTTGATGCTCATGAATTTGCGGGCTTAAATTTACGTCGCTTAGATTTACAACATACGGGGATTCGTGATTTAGCACCCTTGCTCAAATTACCGAGTTTGAATCATGTGACTATTTTTGATGGTCAAATCCCCGAAAAACAATTACAACAATTTTCGCGAGATTTCAGCAAAGATTTACTCAAGATTTATGATGGCATTAAAGCTGATTTTTCTGGTGGCCTTAAGGTTAATTATGACCATGCGAATTATACGTCCGGCGGTTTTTTAGCCGGCTTTTACATGAATGTTAAGGCTCAGGTGGTGTTTTCCTTAAAGGCGAATAAAGCGGGGGAAGAAAAGATTTCTCTACGTTATTCAGCGGGTTTTGGCGATGCTGTAATCATTATGGAATGCAATGGCGTAGCGCAGGAAATGACTTTGCCCTCGACCAAGACTTGGCAGCGTTGGCAAACAGTGGAACTTCCGGTGAATTTGCTTAAGGGAGAGAATACTCTGAGTTTTCGAATGAAGTTCAAAACTAAAAATTGCTTCAACCTCGATTACCTATCCCGTAAAATCACGACAGAGTGA
- a CDS encoding RNA polymerase sigma factor, translated as MIIPNTCERKFYNMTDQFNTRKTLLMRAKDPNDQLAWNEFVEYYSGFIQMLLHKMKIPQQLHDDLKQEVLLKIWKALGQYEVKQDIKFRTWLSVVIRNGILAYMRSYRKRKNRESALSEESLFNEENFEPSQVEKIIDEEWANYMVSHVVEHLRQFFSGKAIDVFLMSSKGKSTQEISDDLQIPANTVYVLRSRVKDRLLIEMKNLRQVLEF; from the coding sequence GTGATAATACCTAATACTTGCGAGCGTAAATTCTATAATATGACTGATCAGTTTAATACGAGAAAAACCTTGTTGATGCGAGCTAAAGATCCCAATGATCAATTAGCTTGGAATGAATTTGTGGAGTATTACTCAGGTTTCATTCAGATGCTTTTACATAAAATGAAAATTCCTCAGCAACTGCATGATGATTTAAAGCAAGAGGTATTATTAAAAATTTGGAAGGCATTGGGCCAGTATGAAGTCAAACAAGACATCAAGTTTCGTACTTGGTTGAGTGTGGTGATTCGCAATGGGATCTTAGCCTATATGCGCAGCTATAGGAAACGAAAAAATCGTGAATCGGCTCTCAGTGAGGAAAGTCTTTTCAATGAAGAGAATTTTGAACCAAGTCAAGTGGAAAAAATCATTGATGAGGAATGGGCTAATTACATGGTGAGTCATGTAGTAGAGCATTTACGACAATTTTTTTCAGGAAAGGCAATCGATGTTTTTTTGATGAGTTCTAAGGGGAAAAGTACCCAAGAAATTAGTGATGACTTACAAATACCTGCCAATACGGTTTACGTTTTGCGCAGTCGTGTCAAAGATCGTTTATTGATTGAGATGAAAAATCTACGTCAAGTTCTGGAGTTTTAA
- a CDS encoding family 16 glycoside hydrolase, which produces MKIPKIQHWLACSFLLLVFSSFAYTDTKAKTTDAVIYEAEDATMHKLRHESNHEGFSGTGFIGGFYNNSNGLLTFKIKAKKAGKQDITLRYSAGFGDAQVVLGINGKNQEITMSTTKSWKVWDHISLPISLKKGENTITLKMKDVTNKCINLDYLALGKLSKNKAVPTPIIVSNSEPTLRDAFFKPGGWEDIANVKAKDKKLLVTQEGTGLLINGRKGKTNNISTKKHYQDIEFHLEFMLAKNSNAGVYFMGRYEIQIFDSYGKDKWAFSDLGGLYQRWPPQRGAGVPAKVNAAKAPGEWQTMDVIFRAPRFDETGRRTAQAYFKEVKINGQIVQENLYAVGPTRSSQFNDEATKGPIMIQGDHGPVAIRNMKIKEIDLSDIKTKELSTDEKRPLAKNGDAMVEMVEMGKGIFQNKGCIECHNTTTNDQIVKTGPAIYGVFQKKPRSIKVKESAEDHLVDLPADKSYLYQSLREPTAHLSLNKKDGDKAFLPIMPAFTPEILKDSEIEALYHYLITLNPENLAGPSIHWQNKPSDQYNIWKDRGSVIVQERPRVQRTIIPGTSARSYFVGLPGNVNYSFDPRTFGISMIWNGPFVSINGMMNGRGKPSSLGDKAIRWNKGNTDFFTPYLESGKLLDRSFTEPALADYHYVYKTLHFEGDYLEEASEIDSEFLGLSTIKNEIPKFSYDIEGNRLDLSFEVRRDNSIHANFDLKLKRSLSLHIPSSNFSDFKTSLGKIEGDKWVLPAGTHKNVTFSAKRKAKFQNIHTAGIKSVTKENLNGQKLAWTKAQDSEQVKAGMSKSYTLHNFPAPKGINGRKQLFEPLGIEFLNKDIAFVTTRTAGVWKVIGDKWFLFSEGHYDSLNLVIESENSIVIGEKPGLTRLRDTDGDNWADKRENVSDQFRFCGNYHEYLHGPIAYKGGYLYNLNLTHNLPFNYKAGGAYMGTGGGLKGWMCYVDKDGNFSTFANGFRSPAGLALSPKKEIIYTENQGEYVGTSKIFKVEKGKFYGNPTGLVDLPGLTFKSPEIQWDAVKDKRELAMILLPHNKVMNAPGNPVWDKTKGAFGPFEGQMFLGDQTQSCIYRIARETVNDIDQGVALPFANKLASGVMRLTFNPKDNSLWVGQTGRGWRSQGGAESSLQKITFSGETPDAIQTIKVTPKGFDIHFTKPQKNQNFGSIDVSSWFYVDSPNYGSAEKGTRNESINLVTWSADQKTCSIQFKEFVLESKEGTTNTSRIYFLDLKNTKFGKSQGAFLSKAYYTLNAIPKNKLNTT; this is translated from the coding sequence ATGAAGATACCAAAAATACAACATTGGCTAGCTTGCAGCTTTCTCTTACTAGTCTTTAGTTCATTCGCCTACACTGACACTAAAGCTAAGACTACAGATGCCGTCATATATGAAGCCGAAGATGCGACGATGCATAAACTCAGACATGAAAGTAATCATGAAGGCTTTTCTGGGACAGGTTTCATAGGTGGTTTCTATAATAATAGCAATGGATTACTCACTTTCAAAATTAAAGCCAAAAAAGCTGGTAAGCAAGATATTACACTTCGTTATTCTGCTGGTTTTGGCGATGCGCAAGTTGTACTCGGCATCAATGGCAAGAATCAAGAAATCACCATGAGTACGACCAAAAGTTGGAAGGTATGGGATCATATCAGTCTCCCTATTTCATTAAAAAAGGGCGAGAATACCATCACTTTGAAAATGAAAGATGTGACTAATAAATGTATAAATCTTGATTACCTCGCTTTGGGTAAACTGTCAAAAAACAAAGCCGTCCCTACTCCAATTATAGTAAGTAATTCAGAGCCAACTTTACGCGATGCTTTTTTCAAGCCAGGAGGCTGGGAAGATATTGCTAATGTTAAAGCAAAAGATAAAAAATTATTAGTCACTCAAGAAGGCACTGGGCTACTCATCAATGGTCGCAAAGGTAAAACTAACAACATCTCTACTAAGAAGCATTATCAAGACATTGAATTTCATCTCGAATTTATGCTCGCCAAAAATTCTAATGCCGGTGTCTATTTCATGGGTAGATACGAAATTCAAATTTTTGATTCCTATGGAAAAGATAAATGGGCTTTCTCTGATTTAGGCGGACTCTATCAACGCTGGCCACCACAACGTGGTGCGGGTGTTCCTGCCAAAGTGAATGCCGCAAAAGCCCCTGGTGAATGGCAAACTATGGACGTCATTTTCAGAGCTCCACGTTTTGACGAAACTGGTAGAAGAACTGCTCAAGCCTATTTTAAAGAAGTCAAAATCAATGGCCAAATCGTGCAAGAGAACCTTTATGCTGTTGGACCAACACGTTCATCACAATTTAATGACGAAGCGACTAAAGGTCCAATTATGATTCAAGGTGATCATGGTCCCGTGGCTATTCGGAATATGAAAATTAAAGAAATTGATCTTAGTGATATTAAAACAAAGGAATTATCTACTGACGAAAAGCGTCCACTAGCCAAAAATGGTGACGCCATGGTCGAGATGGTTGAAATGGGCAAAGGGATTTTCCAAAACAAGGGTTGTATCGAGTGTCATAACACCACTACAAATGATCAAATCGTTAAAACTGGACCGGCCATTTATGGCGTATTTCAGAAAAAACCCCGCAGTATTAAAGTTAAAGAAAGTGCCGAAGATCATCTCGTCGACCTACCAGCAGACAAAAGCTATTTATATCAATCATTACGTGAACCCACGGCTCATCTCTCTCTCAATAAAAAAGATGGCGATAAAGCTTTCTTACCCATTATGCCTGCTTTCACTCCTGAAATTTTAAAAGACAGCGAAATTGAAGCTCTCTATCATTACCTCATTACTCTAAATCCTGAAAATCTTGCGGGTCCAAGTATTCATTGGCAGAATAAGCCTAGTGATCAATACAATATTTGGAAAGATCGTGGTTCAGTCATTGTTCAAGAGCGCCCTAGAGTTCAAAGAACTATTATCCCAGGCACTTCTGCGCGTAGTTATTTCGTGGGCCTTCCTGGCAATGTGAATTATAGTTTTGATCCACGTACCTTTGGCATCTCAATGATTTGGAATGGTCCTTTCGTCAGTATCAATGGTATGATGAATGGTCGCGGAAAACCGAGTAGTCTTGGTGATAAGGCAATTCGCTGGAACAAAGGAAATACTGATTTCTTTACACCATACTTGGAAAGCGGAAAACTACTCGATCGCTCCTTTACTGAGCCGGCTTTAGCTGATTACCATTATGTCTACAAAACTCTTCATTTTGAGGGCGATTACCTCGAAGAAGCCAGTGAAATAGATAGTGAATTCCTTGGTCTCAGCACCATTAAAAATGAGATTCCTAAATTTTCCTATGATATCGAGGGCAACCGTTTAGACCTAAGTTTTGAAGTGCGTCGTGATAATAGTATTCATGCCAATTTTGATTTAAAACTCAAACGCAGCCTCAGCCTACATATCCCCAGCAGTAACTTCAGTGATTTCAAAACTAGTTTAGGAAAGATCGAAGGTGACAAATGGGTTCTTCCTGCGGGCACACATAAAAACGTTACTTTCTCGGCTAAGCGAAAAGCAAAATTTCAAAATATCCATACTGCGGGAATCAAATCTGTCACGAAGGAAAATCTGAATGGACAAAAACTTGCATGGACAAAAGCACAAGATAGTGAACAAGTGAAAGCAGGTATGTCAAAATCATATACCCTACATAACTTCCCAGCTCCAAAAGGCATAAATGGTCGTAAGCAACTCTTCGAACCCCTTGGTATTGAATTTTTAAATAAAGATATAGCATTTGTCACAACAAGAACTGCTGGAGTATGGAAAGTTATCGGTGATAAGTGGTTTCTCTTCTCTGAAGGCCATTACGATTCACTCAACCTCGTCATTGAATCAGAAAATTCTATCGTTATTGGTGAAAAGCCAGGACTCACTCGCCTGAGAGATACTGATGGTGATAACTGGGCCGACAAGCGTGAAAATGTTTCAGATCAATTCCGTTTCTGTGGTAATTACCATGAGTACCTTCATGGACCAATTGCTTACAAAGGTGGATACCTCTACAACCTAAACCTAACTCACAACTTACCTTTTAATTACAAAGCTGGTGGTGCATACATGGGGACTGGTGGCGGTCTTAAAGGCTGGATGTGTTATGTCGATAAAGATGGTAATTTCTCAACTTTTGCCAATGGTTTCAGAAGTCCTGCGGGCCTCGCTTTATCACCAAAGAAAGAAATTATTTACACTGAAAATCAGGGTGAATACGTTGGCACATCAAAGATATTTAAAGTCGAAAAAGGTAAATTCTATGGCAACCCAACTGGCTTAGTCGACCTTCCAGGTCTCACCTTTAAAAGCCCTGAGATTCAATGGGACGCGGTAAAAGATAAACGTGAACTCGCTATGATTCTCTTACCTCACAATAAAGTTATGAATGCCCCCGGCAATCCCGTCTGGGATAAAACCAAAGGCGCTTTTGGGCCTTTTGAAGGACAAATGTTTTTGGGAGACCAAACTCAATCATGCATCTATCGCATTGCTCGAGAAACAGTCAATGACATTGATCAAGGTGTAGCTCTTCCTTTTGCCAATAAACTCGCATCTGGTGTGATGCGTTTAACTTTCAACCCAAAAGATAATAGCCTTTGGGTGGGGCAAACGGGTCGTGGTTGGAGATCTCAAGGTGGTGCTGAAAGTAGCTTACAAAAAATTACTTTCTCAGGTGAAACACCCGATGCAATTCAAACTATCAAAGTCACTCCGAAAGGCTTTGATATTCACTTTACCAAGCCGCAAAAGAATCAAAATTTTGGCTCCATCGATGTGAGCTCATGGTTTTATGTCGATTCTCCTAACTATGGCTCAGCAGAAAAAGGTACTAGGAATGAAAGCATAAACTTAGTGACATGGAGTGCTGATCAAAAAACTTGCTCTATACAATTTAAAGAATTTGTTCTCGAGAGCAAAGAAGGAACGACGAATACTTCGCGAATTTATTTCTTAGATCTAAAGAACACTAAGTTTGGCAAAAGCCAGGGAGCCTTCCTTTCAAAAGCTTATTACACCCTTAACGCCATACCAAAAAATAAGTTAAACACTACTTAA
- a CDS encoding O-acetylhomoserine aminocarboxypropyltransferase/cysteine synthase family protein — translation MDDQSKALHSSFKFDPSTNSVAVPIYQTSSYAFNSSEHAANLFSLSEFGNIYTRLMNPTTDVFEKRMTDIEGGTGALSCSSGMSAIFLAVTTLASAGDHIICSASLYGGTETLFRYTLKKFGIEVTFLKDFTADNINQAIKFNTKLVFAEAIGNPQGDVIDFEAISECVHDQGLAFILDNTFAPIFFKPFKHGVDIVVYSCTKWIGGHGTSIGGLIIDSGQFNWGQGRYNDFTEADESYHGLVYWDALGNVPGMGNVAYIIKARVEGMRNMGMCPSPFNSFQLIQGLETLPLRIDKHAENALKLAKYLEGHEKISWVNFTGLKKHSSHEMARKYFSPDHFGSVFGFGVKGGIESAKIFIDSVEMAYHLANVGDARTLVIHPASTTHQQMTEENLLEIGIKPDFVRVSVGIEAIEDIITDFDQALAKV, via the coding sequence ATGGATGATCAAAGTAAAGCGCTTCATAGTTCGTTTAAATTCGACCCGAGTACAAATTCTGTTGCGGTACCCATTTATCAGACTTCGAGTTATGCTTTTAACTCAAGTGAGCATGCAGCGAATCTTTTTTCCCTAAGTGAATTTGGCAATATCTACACGCGCTTAATGAATCCTACTACAGATGTTTTTGAAAAACGAATGACTGATATTGAAGGAGGGACGGGTGCCTTGTCTTGTTCAAGTGGAATGTCGGCAATATTTCTTGCGGTGACTACTTTAGCTTCGGCGGGAGATCATATCATCTGTTCTGCATCTTTATATGGAGGTACGGAAACACTCTTTAGATACACACTCAAAAAATTTGGTATAGAAGTGACTTTCCTAAAAGATTTCACGGCCGACAATATTAATCAAGCTATTAAATTCAATACTAAACTTGTCTTTGCCGAAGCAATAGGAAATCCACAGGGTGATGTGATTGATTTTGAAGCTATTTCAGAATGTGTACATGACCAAGGGCTCGCGTTTATTTTGGATAATACTTTTGCACCCATTTTCTTTAAGCCTTTTAAGCATGGCGTTGATATAGTGGTTTATTCCTGTACGAAATGGATAGGAGGACACGGAACCAGTATTGGGGGCCTTATTATTGATAGTGGCCAATTTAATTGGGGACAAGGTCGTTATAATGACTTCACAGAAGCGGACGAAAGTTATCATGGGCTCGTTTATTGGGACGCTCTTGGTAATGTACCAGGTATGGGCAATGTAGCCTACATAATTAAGGCACGAGTGGAGGGAATGCGCAATATGGGCATGTGCCCAAGTCCTTTTAATTCTTTTCAGCTTATTCAGGGGCTAGAAACTTTGCCTTTAAGGATAGATAAGCATGCAGAGAATGCGCTTAAATTAGCCAAATATCTTGAGGGGCACGAAAAAATCTCTTGGGTAAATTTTACGGGGCTGAAAAAGCATAGTTCCCATGAAATGGCTAGAAAATATTTTAGTCCCGATCATTTTGGTTCTGTATTTGGTTTCGGAGTTAAAGGAGGGATAGAGAGCGCTAAAATATTTATTGACTCAGTAGAAATGGCTTATCATTTAGCCAATGTTGGCGATGCGCGAACTTTAGTGATTCACCCAGCATCAACAACTCATCAGCAAATGACTGAAGAAAACTTACTGGAAATTGGAATCAAGCCTGACTTTGTTAGAGTCTCAGTAGGTATTGAGGCCATCGAAGATATTATAACCGATTTTGATCAAGCCTTAGCAAAAGTTTAA
- a CDS encoding DUF2057 family protein, with product MPLIILRSSVLALILLFLFSCASQKEVNVSGSPFGRAPTAKLIVPSHIVVKSVNKVPVNMPLLANGSVTLLMGEGNNEIEAYFDSIYDELNQDDYSRVSSDSFYAILSHVVEDEVYSFDLTLPDNKDKARARLADKSNLGNIVRQSDAVLFPLVPADKSRKSIRDYMRENDPYVQMKHWWDKANSEQKERFKQEVLHK from the coding sequence ATGCCGCTTATTATTCTTCGTAGTTCAGTTCTAGCGTTAATTCTTTTATTTCTTTTTTCTTGTGCGAGCCAGAAAGAAGTTAATGTCTCGGGGAGTCCTTTTGGTCGTGCTCCTACGGCTAAATTAATTGTGCCTTCACATATTGTTGTGAAATCAGTGAATAAAGTACCGGTCAACATGCCTTTGTTGGCAAACGGTAGTGTGACTTTGCTAATGGGTGAAGGGAATAATGAGATAGAAGCCTATTTTGACTCTATTTATGATGAGCTCAATCAAGATGATTACTCACGCGTGAGTTCAGATAGTTTTTACGCTATTTTATCTCATGTGGTAGAAGATGAAGTCTATTCCTTTGACTTAACGCTTCCGGATAATAAAGATAAGGCGAGGGCGCGCTTGGCAGATAAAAGTAATCTTGGCAATATTGTTCGCCAATCCGATGCCGTTCTCTTTCCCTTAGTGCCCGCAGATAAAAGCCGTAAATCTATTCGTGATTATATGAGAGAGAATGATCCCTATGTTCAAATGAAGCATTGGTGGGATAAAGCGAACTCTGAACAGAAAGAACGTTTTAAGCAAGAAGTTCTCCATAAGTGA
- the argJ gene encoding bifunctional glutamate N-acetyltransferase/amino-acid acetyltransferase ArgJ translates to MYTFDEKPVMPKGFTCASRNCGIKEEGDDLAIFYSEKTAEAAAVFTRNLVPGAPVIAGREIIKKAKLQAVVVNSRVSNVGTGDEGVKRAYRMSAAASEELNCNEDEVIMSSTGVIAVPLPVEKIEAGLVGMKADLCADPLVGARGIMTTDTYAKAISISCDKYTLTIVGKGSGMIEPNMATMLVYAFTDAEIAASDLDAVLRVSVNQSFNMLSIDTDTSTSDTVVAMANGLAGKVDLDEFQERFSAACIRMTEMLARDGEGASKLLKIIIEEAVDEKQAKVYARAMVNSPLIKTMSHGCDPNIGRMLMALGKCFDNDLDVAKLELIVNDVTVFVDSVKTDFDEKALRESIDSEEVVFKVKIGLGKGTATAYGCDLTHGYVDENAAYYSS, encoded by the coding sequence ATGTATACTTTTGATGAGAAACCAGTAATGCCCAAGGGCTTTACTTGCGCGAGTCGCAATTGTGGTATTAAAGAAGAGGGTGATGATTTAGCCATCTTTTATTCTGAAAAAACTGCTGAAGCCGCAGCCGTGTTTACACGGAACTTAGTACCTGGCGCACCTGTTATTGCCGGTCGTGAAATCATAAAAAAAGCTAAGCTTCAAGCTGTAGTAGTTAACTCCCGAGTTTCTAATGTTGGAACGGGTGATGAGGGCGTGAAGCGTGCTTATCGTATGTCCGCAGCGGCCTCTGAAGAACTTAATTGCAATGAAGATGAAGTGATCATGTCCTCGACGGGTGTGATTGCAGTGCCTTTGCCAGTAGAAAAAATTGAAGCTGGTCTAGTCGGAATGAAAGCTGATTTATGTGCTGACCCACTTGTGGGCGCACGTGGAATTATGACCACCGATACTTATGCAAAAGCCATTTCGATTTCTTGTGATAAGTATACTTTGACGATTGTGGGCAAGGGATCTGGCATGATTGAGCCCAATATGGCGACGATGCTAGTGTATGCTTTTACTGATGCGGAAATCGCAGCGAGTGACTTAGATGCAGTTCTGCGTGTGTCGGTTAATCAATCTTTTAATATGCTCTCTATTGATACGGATACTTCAACGTCTGATACGGTGGTTGCCATGGCAAACGGCTTGGCAGGAAAAGTAGATTTAGATGAGTTTCAAGAACGTTTTTCAGCGGCCTGTATCCGTATGACCGAAATGTTAGCTCGTGATGGTGAAGGGGCAAGTAAGCTTTTGAAAATAATCATCGAAGAAGCTGTAGATGAAAAGCAAGCAAAAGTTTATGCCCGAGCGATGGTTAACTCGCCTTTGATTAAAACGATGTCTCATGGCTGTGATCCCAATATAGGCCGAATGTTAATGGCCCTAGGCAAATGTTTTGATAATGATTTAGACGTGGCAAAGCTAGAACTCATTGTGAATGACGTAACAGTTTTTGTCGATAGCGTAAAAACTGACTTTGATGAAAAAGCTCTTCGTGAGTCGATTGATTCAGAAGAAGTTGTTTTTAAAGTGAAAATCGGTTTGGGGAAAGGTACTGCGACTGCTTATGGATGTGATTTAACACATGGTTATGTGGACGAAAATGCCGCTTATTATTCTTCGTAG